In Candidatus Methylopumilus universalis, one DNA window encodes the following:
- a CDS encoding outer membrane protein assembly factor BamD, with product MRIGIVVIMMLFLGSCAIFGPPTELDDTKGLSAERIYEKASEKMTDRDYKKSIEYLKKLESRYPNSKFGAQAKLDMAYAYYKQQDAAQCVSSVERFIKIHPNHPNLDYAYYLKGVAYFKERGIVEKATFQDISDRDPKVLRQSFLAFKDLLTLYPNTRYGKDATERMIYLKNKLADHELHVARHYMKVKAHVAALNRAKYVIESYPDSNFVEEALVIMISAYDNLGMDDLKEDTLRVLKQNYPNSAMFTKGQDTKKKDWWKFWDKD from the coding sequence ATGCGTATTGGTATAGTCGTTATTATGATGCTTTTTCTTGGGTCTTGTGCCATTTTTGGCCCGCCTACTGAGCTTGACGATACCAAAGGCTTATCAGCTGAACGCATCTATGAAAAAGCATCGGAAAAAATGACCGATCGAGATTATAAAAAATCTATCGAGTATTTAAAAAAATTAGAATCGCGCTACCCTAATAGCAAATTTGGTGCGCAAGCAAAACTTGATATGGCCTATGCCTATTACAAGCAACAAGATGCGGCGCAATGCGTCTCATCGGTTGAGCGTTTCATTAAAATACATCCTAATCATCCGAATCTCGATTATGCCTATTACTTAAAAGGCGTCGCTTACTTTAAGGAAAGAGGCATCGTCGAAAAAGCGACTTTCCAGGATATCAGTGATCGCGACCCTAAAGTCTTAAGGCAGTCCTTTCTTGCCTTTAAAGATTTACTGACGCTTTACCCCAACACGCGTTATGGCAAAGATGCCACGGAACGTATGATTTATTTAAAAAATAAATTAGCCGATCATGAACTTCATGTGGCGCGTCATTATATGAAAGTGAAGGCGCATGTCGCGGCGTTGAACCGGGCTAAATATGTCATTGAATCTTACCCTGATTCTAATTTTGTTGAAGAAGCGCTTGTGATTATGATCAGCGCTTATGACAATTTAGGGATGGATGATTTGAAAGAAGATACCTTAAGGGTTTTAAAACAAAATTATCCAAATAGTGCTATGTTCACTAAAGGCCAAGATACTAAGAAAAAAGATTGGTGGAAATTCTGGGATAAAGACTAG
- the rimO gene encoding 30S ribosomal protein S12 methylthiotransferase RimO — MALHTPKVGFVSLGCPKAGSDSERILTQLRAEGYDISKSYQDADLVVVNTCGFIDSAVKESMDAIGEAVKKNGKVIVTGCLGAKKDIIEKEYPNLLAITGPHALNEVMSAVHTHLEKPHDPFSDLVPPQGIRLTPKHYAYLKISEGCNHRCSFCIIPSMRGDLVSRSIDDVMTEAETLVNSGVSEILVISQDTSAYGVDIKYRSGFWNGRPVKTKLYDLAQALGSLGVWIRMHYVYPYPHVDDIIPLMSEGSILPYLDVPFQHASPRILKLMKRPASAENNLLRINKWREVCPDITIRSTFIVGFPGETEAEFEALLDFLEEAQLDRVGCFKYSPVDGASANLLEGQVPEDIKEERLQKFMETQARISHQKLESKVGQTFTVLVDSHDGDYAIARSMADAPDIDGKVYLRDGKLLKPGDFVDVKIESYDQHDLFAGPNV; from the coding sequence ATGGCGTTACATACTCCTAAAGTAGGTTTTGTATCCTTAGGCTGCCCCAAAGCCGGTTCAGATTCTGAAAGAATATTGACGCAATTACGTGCAGAAGGTTATGACATTTCTAAGTCATATCAAGATGCTGATCTGGTTGTAGTGAATACCTGTGGTTTTATTGATTCAGCGGTTAAAGAATCGATGGATGCGATTGGTGAAGCCGTTAAAAAAAATGGCAAAGTGATAGTCACGGGTTGTTTGGGTGCCAAAAAAGACATCATTGAAAAAGAGTATCCAAATTTACTCGCCATTACAGGACCGCATGCATTAAATGAAGTGATGTCGGCTGTGCATACCCACCTAGAAAAGCCACATGATCCTTTTAGTGATTTAGTGCCACCTCAAGGCATTCGTTTAACGCCTAAACATTACGCTTATTTAAAAATTTCAGAAGGCTGCAATCATCGATGTTCATTTTGTATTATTCCATCCATGCGTGGAGACCTGGTGAGTCGTTCGATTGATGATGTGATGACTGAAGCGGAAACGCTAGTTAATAGTGGTGTATCAGAAATTTTAGTGATTTCACAAGACACAAGTGCTTATGGTGTGGATATCAAATATCGAAGTGGTTTTTGGAATGGTCGCCCCGTTAAAACTAAACTGTATGATTTAGCTCAAGCTCTTGGATCTTTAGGAGTCTGGATCAGAATGCATTATGTTTATCCTTATCCTCATGTCGATGACATCATTCCTTTGATGAGTGAGGGTTCGATTTTGCCTTATCTTGATGTGCCTTTCCAACATGCAAGCCCTCGGATTTTAAAACTCATGAAACGTCCTGCAAGTGCTGAGAATAATCTTTTGCGTATCAACAAATGGAGAGAAGTGTGTCCTGATATCACGATACGCAGTACTTTTATCGTAGGCTTTCCAGGAGAGACCGAGGCTGAATTTGAAGCGCTTTTAGATTTTCTTGAAGAGGCCCAATTAGATCGTGTCGGTTGTTTCAAATATTCGCCTGTGGATGGTGCGAGTGCAAATCTTCTAGAGGGCCAAGTCCCTGAAGACATTAAAGAAGAACGATTACAAAAATTTATGGAAACCCAAGCGCGCATTAGTCATCAAAAACTCGAATCCAAAGTGGGGCAAACATTCACCGTTTTAGTCGATAGTCATGACGGTGATTATGCGATTGCAAGATCGATGGCAGATGCACCCGATATAGATGGCAAAGTTTATTTAAGGGACGGCAAGCTTTTAAAGCCAGGTGATTTTGTCGATGTTAAAATTGAATCTTATGATCAACATGATTTGTTCGCAGGCCCTAATGTTTAA
- a CDS encoding ZIP family metal transporter — protein MHTLLWILFSCFIGGLLSVTAAALVTMNTRTHLVSHLVSYAVGAMLGAVFLEILPHAFKLTNHIEAITFVVLFGILLFFVLEKLLLWRHCHGDHCEVHDVHQDSHASKNHQHSHDAGRSGSMIMVGDLFHNFVDGILIGSAFMVSTSVGIVTALAIIAHEIPQEVGNFLILLHSGYKKKEAFIFNLLASSFTVLGGLLAYFILESMMDWVPFILALAASSMIYVSIADLIPGLHKKTELRSTIFQVALIVLGVASVALTQWIVEG, from the coding sequence ATGCATACACTTCTTTGGATTCTATTTTCTTGCTTTATCGGTGGTTTATTAAGCGTGACTGCTGCAGCGCTCGTAACAATGAATACAAGAACGCATCTTGTTTCTCATTTAGTAAGTTACGCTGTGGGTGCCATGTTGGGTGCAGTTTTCTTAGAAATATTACCTCATGCTTTTAAACTTACCAATCATATAGAAGCGATAACCTTTGTCGTTTTATTCGGCATTCTTTTATTTTTTGTGTTAGAAAAATTATTGTTATGGCGTCACTGTCATGGTGACCATTGTGAAGTGCATGACGTGCATCAAGACAGCCATGCTTCTAAAAATCATCAACATAGTCATGATGCAGGACGAAGCGGTAGCATGATTATGGTCGGTGACTTATTTCATAATTTTGTTGATGGTATCTTAATTGGTTCGGCTTTTATGGTGAGTACCAGTGTAGGTATCGTGACAGCATTAGCAATTATTGCGCACGAGATCCCTCAAGAAGTAGGTAATTTTTTAATTCTGCTTCATTCGGGGTATAAGAAAAAAGAAGCTTTTATTTTTAATCTTCTCGCAAGTTCTTTTACTGTTTTAGGCGGGCTATTAGCTTATTTCATTTTGGAGTCCATGATGGACTGGGTGCCATTTATTTTAGCGCTTGCAGCATCCAGTATGATTTATGTATCAATCGCTGATTTGATTCCAGGCCTACATAAAAAAACTGAATTACGTTCCACTATATTTCAAGTCGCACTTATCGTGTTAGGCGTTGCATCTGTGGCTCTCACACAATGGATTGTTGAAGGCTAA
- the rluD gene encoding 23S rRNA pseudouridine(1911/1915/1917) synthase RluD, protein MNDDERLLIVPDTHAGLRVDVALQQLLPEFSRSKLQEWIKDEFVLVNQSYVSVKHKVYAGDEIKVIVQSNPENNAFLPEAIPLHIIFEDETLLVINKPAGMVVHPAIGNWSGTLLNALLHHMPDIAHIPRCGIVHRLDKETSGLLVVAKTLNAQTHLVQQLQARSVKREYRAIVWGQLWKNGTVNQPIGRHPSIRTRMAIHLSGRPAITHYEILERFGVHTYLRCNLETGRTHQIRVHMQYLKAPIVGDPVYGLKSIMPIKSMSDELRQHVLGFNRQALHAIRLGLIHPLSGEAMEWSIDLPDDMKVLLEIIRAEQVGVTEPLEDLSFDDYLDEVSDDIDDDMLEDDE, encoded by the coding sequence ATGAATGATGATGAAAGATTATTGATCGTCCCAGATACGCACGCCGGCTTAAGGGTGGATGTGGCTTTGCAGCAACTTTTACCGGAATTTTCTCGCTCCAAATTGCAAGAATGGATTAAAGATGAGTTCGTGCTGGTGAATCAATCCTATGTGTCAGTAAAACATAAGGTGTATGCGGGGGATGAAATTAAAGTCATCGTTCAATCAAACCCAGAGAACAATGCATTTTTACCTGAAGCGATTCCGCTTCATATTATTTTTGAAGACGAGACATTGCTCGTCATTAACAAACCCGCCGGCATGGTGGTTCACCCGGCAATTGGCAATTGGTCTGGCACGCTTCTGAATGCGCTTCTGCATCATATGCCAGATATCGCACATATCCCTCGCTGCGGTATTGTGCATCGATTGGATAAAGAAACCAGCGGGCTTCTAGTCGTGGCTAAGACCTTAAATGCACAAACACATCTCGTGCAACAACTTCAAGCAAGATCTGTAAAAAGAGAATATCGAGCGATTGTGTGGGGACAGTTATGGAAAAATGGCACAGTGAATCAGCCCATTGGCCGGCATCCATCCATTCGCACTCGCATGGCTATTCATTTATCCGGTAGGCCAGCGATTACGCATTATGAGATTTTAGAGCGATTTGGCGTTCACACTTACTTAAGATGCAATCTTGAGACAGGTCGTACACATCAAATTCGAGTGCATATGCAATATTTAAAAGCACCTATTGTGGGCGACCCTGTCTATGGTTTAAAAAGTATTATGCCGATTAAATCCATGAGTGATGAGTTACGCCAGCATGTGTTAGGTTTTAATCGTCAAGCACTTCACGCGATTCGCTTAGGACTGATTCATCCATTAAGTGGTGAGGCGATGGAATGGTCGATTGATTTACCCGATGATATGAAGGTTTTACTTGAAATCATTCGAGCTGAGCAGGTGGGTGTTACAGAACCTCTAGAAGATTTAAGTTTTGATGACTATCTTGATGAGGTCAGTGACGATATCGATGATGACATGCTGGAGGATGATGAGTAA
- the hflX gene encoding GTPase HflX, whose product MFERPNEGKSACVISINFGDTDFEESVEEIKELVLSADMKIVSTVNIKRSAPDPKYFLGSGKAEEVKFIIQESKADTVIFNHNLSPSQERNLEKYFSTRIFDRTALILLIFAKRAKSHEGKLQVELAQLDHLSTRLIKGWSHLERQKGGIGVRGGPGEKQLELDRRMLKLRIKQLKEKLDKLKRQRTMQRKKRSRSNVLNISIVGYTNAGKSTLFNQLTHANALAMNQLFATLDTTSRKLFIQEGVECVISDTVGFIKALPTTLIEAFKSTLEESREADLLLHVVNMANPNHSEQIAAVNKILEEIKAAAIPQILVLNQIDRLDIKANHEKDEYGRISTIQLSAKTGEGIELLKEAILQLHVAKQSTETKIFEENPLN is encoded by the coding sequence ATGTTTGAACGTCCTAACGAAGGAAAGTCTGCTTGCGTTATTAGTATTAATTTTGGGGATACCGATTTCGAAGAGAGTGTCGAAGAAATTAAAGAGCTCGTATTAAGTGCTGACATGAAAATTGTGAGCACAGTGAATATTAAGAGATCGGCACCCGATCCTAAGTATTTTTTGGGTTCAGGAAAAGCCGAAGAAGTGAAGTTCATCATTCAAGAGTCAAAAGCTGATACCGTCATTTTTAATCATAACCTCAGCCCCTCCCAAGAGCGAAACTTAGAAAAATATTTTAGTACACGCATCTTTGATCGCACCGCACTCATCTTATTAATTTTTGCAAAGCGCGCTAAAAGTCACGAGGGAAAACTTCAGGTCGAATTAGCCCAGCTTGATCATTTATCGACAAGACTGATTAAAGGCTGGAGTCACTTAGAAAGGCAAAAAGGGGGGATTGGTGTCAGGGGAGGCCCCGGTGAAAAACAATTAGAACTTGACCGCCGCATGTTAAAACTTCGCATTAAGCAGTTGAAAGAAAAACTAGATAAATTAAAACGACAACGCACGATGCAGCGAAAAAAAAGAAGTCGCTCGAATGTATTGAACATTTCCATTGTAGGTTATACCAATGCCGGTAAATCCACACTCTTTAACCAGCTGACGCATGCGAATGCATTAGCGATGAATCAGCTTTTCGCAACACTAGATACCACCTCTCGAAAACTTTTTATTCAAGAAGGGGTGGAATGCGTAATCTCAGATACGGTGGGTTTTATTAAGGCGCTTCCTACTACCTTAATTGAGGCATTTAAATCGACCCTTGAAGAGTCAAGAGAGGCTGATTTACTTCTTCATGTCGTGAATATGGCCAACCCAAATCATAGCGAGCAAATCGCAGCGGTGAATAAGATTCTAGAAGAAATAAAAGCGGCGGCAATACCTCAAATTCTTGTTTTAAATCAAATTGATAGACTTGATATAAAGGCAAATCATGAAAAAGATGAATATGGTAGAATTTCTACTATTCAGTTATCTGCAAAGACAGGCGAGGGTATTGAACTTTTAAAAGAGGCTATCCTCCAACTACATGTAGCAAAGCAGTCAACTGAAACCAAAATATTTGAAGAAAATCCCCTTAATTAA
- the der gene encoding ribosome biogenesis GTPase Der — MLPTIALVGRPNVGKSTLFNRLTKSRDALVADLPGLTRDRHYGRGVGGDMPYIVIDTGGFEPLIEKGIQKEMAKQTLLAIDEADVIFFITDGRQGVTPHDRVIADLLRKMNRNIYLLVNKTEGMQRGIVTAEFFELGLGDPLGISSAHGEGVRDMIQMALEPFKKEDIDTDEVQQKIPKIAIVGRPNVGKSTLVNAFLGEDRVIAFDEPGTTRDSIQIDIERHDKNYTLIDTAGIRKKGKVFEAVEKFSVIKTLQAIEEANVAILVVDAEEGITEQDAHVGAYILEAGRALVVAINKWDRLKEDEREIVKQDIQRKLQFLKFAEFQYVSALKKKGLTEILKSVDEAYRGAFIKMSTPKLTRALIDTLQQHQPPISKGIRPKLRYAHQGGSNPPVIVIHGNHVNAIKDSYMRFLEGAFRQAFQIIGTPLRVQFKQGENPYLDEEKRKPKEGVVSMRRRKNALRKKLTDKNKLEAKKR, encoded by the coding sequence ATGTTACCCACCATCGCCCTTGTGGGTCGACCTAACGTCGGCAAATCCACTTTATTTAATCGTTTAACGAAATCGCGTGACGCCCTTGTAGCTGACCTTCCTGGCTTAACACGTGACCGTCATTATGGGCGAGGTGTAGGGGGCGACATGCCTTATATCGTCATTGATACAGGAGGCTTCGAGCCTTTGATAGAAAAAGGCATTCAAAAAGAAATGGCGAAGCAAACGCTACTCGCCATTGATGAAGCCGATGTAATTTTTTTTATTACCGATGGCAGACAAGGGGTCACGCCTCACGATCGTGTGATTGCAGATTTACTTCGCAAGATGAATCGTAATATTTATTTGTTAGTCAATAAAACAGAAGGTATGCAAAGAGGTATTGTCACGGCCGAATTTTTTGAACTTGGTTTGGGCGATCCATTAGGTATTTCGTCAGCACATGGCGAAGGTGTGCGTGACATGATTCAGATGGCATTGGAACCTTTTAAAAAAGAAGACATTGACACAGATGAAGTGCAGCAAAAAATTCCGAAGATTGCCATTGTAGGTCGCCCGAATGTCGGTAAATCAACTTTAGTGAATGCATTTCTAGGTGAAGATCGTGTGATTGCTTTTGACGAACCTGGAACGACGCGTGATTCAATTCAAATTGATATAGAGCGCCATGATAAAAATTACACACTGATCGATACCGCAGGCATTCGTAAAAAAGGTAAGGTCTTTGAAGCAGTTGAAAAATTTTCTGTCATTAAAACTTTGCAAGCGATTGAAGAGGCGAATGTTGCGATTCTTGTCGTAGATGCCGAAGAGGGCATCACAGAGCAAGATGCGCACGTGGGGGCTTATATCTTAGAAGCAGGTCGTGCACTTGTGGTTGCTATTAATAAATGGGATCGATTAAAAGAAGATGAAAGAGAAATCGTCAAGCAAGATATCCAACGTAAATTACAATTTTTAAAGTTTGCAGAATTTCAATATGTATCAGCTTTAAAGAAAAAAGGCCTCACTGAAATTTTAAAATCGGTCGATGAAGCTTATCGTGGTGCATTCATTAAAATGTCGACACCTAAACTAACACGCGCACTCATAGATACATTGCAACAGCATCAGCCACCAATCTCAAAAGGTATTCGCCCTAAATTGCGTTATGCGCATCAAGGCGGATCCAATCCACCTGTCATTGTGATTCATGGCAATCATGTCAATGCCATTAAGGATAGTTATATGCGATTCTTAGAAGGAGCTTTTAGACAAGCGTTTCAAATTATTGGCACACCGTTAAGGGTACAATTTAAGCAAGGTGAAAATCCTTACCTGGATGAAGAAAAAAGAAAACCTAAAGAGGGTGTGGTATCGATGCGTCGTCGCAAGAATGCGCTTCGTAAAAAACTTACAGATAAAAATAAACTAGAAGCGAAGAAGCGCTAG
- the pgeF gene encoding peptidoglycan editing factor PgeF, with the protein MSNFFIPDWPAPSHIKSMQTLRAEGNSQGKYNSFNLATHVNDDINAVHLNRDRLNQFLPSAPHWLNQTHSVDVIKLPSLSFNADASYTIETNTICVVQTADCLPLLVTNNEGTIVAAIHAGWRGLLNGVIENTIEKMNVSPNDCLVWLGPAISQKHFEVGFDVKNSFCEKHIESEKAFHLISDQKWLADIYTLAKIRLNGCGVHQIYGGSMSDDYCTFANELEYFSYRRDGMTGRMASLIWIDA; encoded by the coding sequence ATGAGTAATTTTTTTATTCCAGACTGGCCTGCACCTTCGCATATTAAATCCATGCAAACGCTGAGAGCTGAGGGAAACAGCCAAGGCAAATACAACAGTTTTAATTTAGCGACACATGTGAATGACGACATCAATGCTGTTCATTTGAATCGCGATCGACTTAATCAATTTTTACCTAGCGCGCCTCATTGGCTAAATCAGACGCATAGTGTGGATGTGATAAAACTCCCTTCACTCTCATTTAATGCAGATGCTTCTTATACGATAGAAACAAATACAATATGTGTTGTTCAGACAGCTGATTGTTTACCTTTATTAGTGACAAATAATGAGGGGACAATAGTGGCTGCTATTCATGCCGGTTGGCGTGGCCTTTTAAATGGTGTCATTGAAAATACCATTGAGAAAATGAATGTCTCGCCAAATGATTGTCTTGTGTGGTTAGGACCTGCCATCAGTCAAAAGCATTTTGAAGTAGGCTTTGATGTAAAAAATAGTTTTTGCGAAAAACATATTGAGTCTGAAAAAGCTTTTCATTTAATTTCAGATCAAAAATGGTTAGCTGATATTTACACGCTTGCCAAAATAAGACTCAATGGATGTGGTGTCCACCAAATTTATGGCGGCAGCATGTCGGATGATTACTGCACTTTTGCTAATGAATTAGAGTATTTTTCCTATAGGCGTGATGGCATGACAGGCAGAATGGCCTCCCTCATCTGGATCGATGCATAA
- the gltX gene encoding glutamate--tRNA ligase: MTVVTRFAPSPTGYLHIGGARTALFSWAYAKRHRGQFILRIEDTDIERSTPEAVEAIMDGMTWLHLDFDEGPIYQTKRMAVYKQYIDQLIKEDKAYLCYSSKEELEVLRESQMKAGLKPKYDGKWRPEPGKSLPPTPKNIQPVVRFKNPTSGVVSWHDLVKGEITIANEELDDLVIARGDGTPTYNFCVVIDDWEMKVTHVIRGDDHINNTPRQINLLKALNANIPAYAHLSMILGDDGQKLSKRHGAVSVMQYFDQGYLPEAILNYLARLGWSHGDDEIFSMTDFCQWFDLDHITSSSAQFNTEKLDWLNSHYIKTLPLDRISSAIEPYLKKVVHTPIDQNLLIGAIDIHRERANHLTNLAKDIAYIFEVQKPNQQDFEKHINAEALELIKSFQASLNKIDWTKEAIHNVMNEVVTLHAIKFPKLAMPLRVLLTGIAQSPSIDAVMAILGRDETMKRLNLYL, translated from the coding sequence ATGACCGTTGTCACCCGTTTTGCACCGAGCCCCACAGGTTATCTTCATATTGGTGGCGCGAGGACTGCATTATTTTCTTGGGCTTATGCCAAAAGACATCGGGGCCAATTTATCTTACGTATTGAAGATACTGATATAGAAAGATCAACCCCTGAAGCAGTAGAAGCCATTATGGATGGTATGACATGGCTTCATCTTGATTTCGATGAAGGTCCTATCTATCAAACAAAACGCATGGCTGTGTACAAACAATATATTGATCAATTGATTAAAGAAGATAAAGCCTACCTTTGTTATTCATCCAAAGAAGAATTAGAAGTGTTGCGTGAATCACAAATGAAAGCAGGCTTAAAGCCAAAGTATGATGGTAAGTGGCGGCCTGAACCTGGAAAAAGTTTACCCCCAACGCCTAAGAACATTCAACCGGTCGTGCGTTTTAAAAATCCAACATCAGGTGTTGTGTCTTGGCATGATTTAGTGAAAGGTGAAATCACGATTGCGAATGAAGAACTTGATGATCTCGTCATTGCAAGAGGAGATGGCACACCTACCTATAATTTTTGTGTGGTGATTGATGATTGGGAAATGAAAGTGACACATGTCATTCGCGGGGATGATCATATTAATAATACACCACGTCAAATTAATCTCTTGAAAGCTCTAAATGCAAACATTCCAGCCTATGCGCATCTATCGATGATATTAGGCGATGATGGCCAAAAGCTATCTAAAAGACATGGCGCTGTCAGTGTGATGCAATATTTTGATCAAGGTTATTTGCCTGAGGCGATTCTCAATTATTTAGCCCGGCTCGGATGGAGTCATGGCGATGACGAAATTTTTAGCATGACTGACTTTTGTCAATGGTTTGATTTGGACCATATCACTTCCTCATCTGCACAATTTAATACTGAAAAATTAGATTGGCTTAATAGCCATTACATCAAAACACTTCCACTTGATCGCATAAGTTCGGCTATAGAGCCCTATCTAAAAAAAGTGGTTCATACGCCTATCGATCAAAATCTCTTAATAGGTGCAATTGATATTCATCGCGAGCGCGCAAACCATTTAACAAATCTTGCGAAGGATATCGCTTATATATTTGAAGTTCAAAAGCCGAATCAGCAAGATTTTGAAAAGCATATTAATGCTGAAGCCTTAGAGCTTATTAAATCTTTTCAAGCCTCTTTAAATAAGATTGATTGGACGAAAGAAGCCATTCATAATGTAATGAATGAAGTGGTGACTTTACATGCGATTAAATTTCCAAAACTTGCGATGCCACTGCGTGTTCTTTTGACAGGTATCGCACAATCACCAAGTATTGATGCTGTGATGGCGATCTTAGGACGCGATGAAACGATGAAACGATTGAATCTTTACTTATAA
- the hfq gene encoding RNA chaperone Hfq produces MEKKNTHLQDEFLNQLRKEHVSVSIYLMNGIKLQGNIESFDQYAILLKNTVSQLVYKHAISTIVPMRNVNIEPPADDD; encoded by the coding sequence ATGGAAAAAAAGAATACACATTTACAAGATGAGTTTTTAAATCAACTCAGAAAAGAACATGTATCAGTCTCCATTTATTTGATGAACGGTATTAAGCTGCAAGGTAATATTGAGTCATTCGATCAGTACGCTATTTTATTAAAAAATACTGTCAGTCAACTCGTCTATAAACATGCTATTTCAACGATTGTGCCCATGCGCAATGTCAATATCGAGCCACCAGCAGATGACGATTGA
- the bamB gene encoding outer membrane protein assembly factor BamB, with protein sequence MILFRYLLLALLSISLLACGPVKDLTDQIQERFVGQDPIDPPASLKEFKAKLNPKILWSAKLEGTESFEFYPGIIGEEAYAASSDGSLAKFDLKSGKAIWKINTGEKLSGGVGVGVNEITVGTSSGLLVAYDLNGKLLWKTRLSSQILSAPTIHEGLVIVRTSDNLIHGVNVKDGLKKWTFSRVGPPLSLRSSVGVVASDGVIYAGFPGGKLAAIREDNGSLLWEMTVAQPKGVTEIERASDVTSSPVIDGLNIYTVAYQGKMAAVDRVNARTLWSRDISSYTGINIDGARIYLSHTGGAVYSLALESGKTYWRQGDLLNRKLTTPLGMGDYVVVGDLEGYIHILDKETGTFLGRIQLDDDALPVMRRLVEFETGKFLAQTRNGGLYAIAIQ encoded by the coding sequence TTGATTTTATTTCGTTATCTTCTTCTCGCACTTTTATCTATTTCGCTTTTAGCTTGCGGTCCCGTTAAAGATTTGACGGATCAAATTCAGGAGCGCTTTGTAGGTCAAGATCCCATTGACCCTCCTGCAAGTCTTAAAGAATTTAAAGCGAAACTTAACCCTAAAATACTTTGGTCTGCAAAATTAGAAGGCACTGAGTCATTTGAATTCTATCCTGGCATTATTGGAGAAGAAGCATACGCTGCATCATCCGATGGAAGTTTAGCTAAATTTGATTTGAAAAGTGGTAAAGCCATTTGGAAAATTAATACGGGTGAAAAATTATCAGGCGGTGTAGGTGTTGGGGTGAATGAAATTACCGTGGGCACATCTTCGGGTTTATTAGTGGCTTATGATTTAAATGGCAAGTTGCTTTGGAAAACGAGATTATCGAGCCAAATTTTAAGTGCGCCTACCATTCATGAAGGTCTTGTGATTGTGAGAACATCAGATAATCTTATTCATGGGGTCAATGTCAAAGATGGTTTAAAAAAATGGACTTTCTCAAGAGTCGGCCCACCTTTGAGTTTAAGATCCAGTGTAGGGGTGGTGGCAAGTGACGGTGTGATTTATGCCGGATTTCCAGGTGGTAAATTAGCGGCTATTCGAGAAGATAACGGCTCACTCCTTTGGGAAATGACGGTGGCCCAACCGAAAGGGGTAACTGAAATTGAACGTGCATCTGATGTCACAAGTTCACCCGTGATCGATGGCTTAAATATTTATACGGTGGCTTACCAAGGCAAAATGGCTGCAGTCGATCGGGTGAATGCGAGAACTTTATGGAGCCGCGACATTTCAAGTTATACAGGTATAAATATTGATGGTGCTAGGATTTATCTATCGCATACAGGTGGCGCTGTTTATTCGTTAGCGCTTGAATCAGGTAAGACCTATTGGCGTCAAGGCGACCTCTTAAACCGTAAACTCACCACACCCTTAGGCATGGGCGATTACGTGGTTGTAGGCGACTTAGAAGGTTATATTCATATCTTAGATAAAGAAACGGGTACTTTTTTAGGCCGTATTCAATTAGACGACGATGCTTTACCTGTGATGCGTCGACTGGTTGAATTTGAAACAGGTAAGTTTTTAGCGCAAACTCGAAATGGCGGACTCTACGCCATCGCTATTCAATAA